Proteins encoded by one window of Teretinema zuelzerae:
- a CDS encoding phosphohexomutase domain-containing protein has translation MPHANIAFSEFADSHDSLLSSPLPSYDDVQNAFSPLILSASGWRKPFAESGADEDPSPTIGKANTVLAVHMAAAFAEYLHAKTPHRKPRIVVALDSRPTGIQLADAMCRAFIASDIEVHFPSIAAAPEAMAYARSFDGFAYISASHNPIAHNGVKFGLDDGGVLPGQEVAILIKRFTEACRDPGTVDKANTLLSACPRDALAAVRKESEAEKKACLEAYERFARTVISGRDEEELIQPFFELIRSSARKLKESGTPLSVVADFNGSARASSIDKSFMESCGIGFFSINSETGKIAHRIVPEGESLSYCAEELKRLRTAGSTAEERNTVLGYMPDCDGDRGNIVFWNEETGEAEILQAQEVFALSVVAELSHLFHQKIIARVPGSPCEPPAAVVVNDPTSLMIESIAEKFGVSVARAEVGEANVVNLAREYRSKGYIVRILGEGSNGGNITHPAAVRDPLNTLFALLKMLIIRDDADGPGLYHLWCAASGQEHLYRENFTLNDIRKSLPSWVTTSVFEADAMLRITTLDHGELKRKFQNVFLREWKAKKDSLAAEFEFADWTAISNNGVTETRGIGDFGESGKGGLKIQFLDRQENPAGYLWMRGSGTEPVFRILADCRGTDVSKERRLLEWLTAMVLEADREIV, from the coding sequence ATGCCGCACGCAAATATAGCTTTTTCGGAATTCGCCGACTCGCACGATTCCTTGCTCTCAAGCCCTCTTCCTTCGTATGACGATGTGCAGAACGCATTTTCTCCGCTGATTTTATCCGCTTCAGGATGGAGAAAACCGTTTGCCGAATCCGGTGCGGACGAAGATCCGTCTCCGACGATAGGCAAGGCCAATACCGTGCTCGCGGTTCATATGGCCGCGGCCTTCGCCGAATATCTTCATGCGAAAACGCCGCACCGCAAGCCCCGCATCGTTGTGGCTCTCGATTCGAGGCCGACTGGCATTCAATTAGCCGATGCGATGTGCAGAGCATTCATCGCTTCGGATATCGAGGTCCATTTCCCCTCCATAGCCGCGGCTCCGGAGGCGATGGCCTACGCCCGCTCGTTCGACGGCTTCGCCTATATCTCGGCGAGCCACAATCCGATAGCGCATAACGGCGTCAAATTCGGGCTCGACGACGGAGGAGTGCTTCCCGGACAGGAGGTGGCGATCCTTATCAAGCGCTTTACCGAGGCATGCCGGGATCCCGGCACCGTCGACAAGGCGAACACGCTTTTATCCGCCTGTCCGCGCGACGCGCTTGCGGCAGTCCGAAAAGAGTCTGAAGCGGAAAAAAAAGCGTGCCTCGAAGCCTATGAACGGTTCGCGCGTACGGTCATCTCCGGCCGCGACGAAGAAGAACTTATACAGCCGTTCTTCGAGCTGATACGGAGTTCCGCCCGAAAACTCAAGGAATCGGGAACACCGCTTTCGGTCGTGGCAGATTTCAACGGAAGCGCGCGGGCGTCGTCGATCGACAAATCCTTTATGGAATCGTGCGGAATCGGCTTTTTCAGCATCAATTCTGAAACCGGCAAGATCGCGCACAGAATCGTTCCGGAAGGAGAAAGCCTCTCGTATTGCGCGGAGGAATTGAAACGGCTGCGGACAGCAGGATCCACCGCGGAAGAAAGAAACACCGTTCTCGGCTATATGCCGGACTGCGACGGGGACCGGGGAAACATCGTTTTCTGGAATGAAGAAACCGGCGAGGCGGAAATTCTGCAGGCGCAGGAGGTTTTCGCGCTTTCCGTAGTCGCAGAGCTCTCCCATCTATTCCATCAGAAAATCATTGCACGGGTTCCGGGATCTCCCTGCGAGCCTCCTGCCGCCGTCGTCGTCAACGATCCGACATCCCTTATGATCGAAAGCATCGCCGAAAAATTCGGGGTGTCCGTAGCGCGGGCCGAAGTCGGAGAGGCGAACGTGGTAAACCTCGCGCGGGAGTACCGTTCAAAGGGATACATCGTCAGGATACTGGGAGAAGGGTCCAACGGCGGAAACATCACACACCCGGCGGCCGTGCGCGACCCCTTGAATACCCTGTTCGCCCTGCTCAAAATGCTCATCATCCGGGACGATGCCGACGGTCCGGGACTCTATCATCTCTGGTGCGCCGCGTCGGGACAGGAGCATCTGTATCGCGAGAATTTCACGCTGAACGACATCAGAAAAAGCCTCCCTTCATGGGTAACCACTTCCGTATTCGAAGCCGACGCCATGCTCAGAATAACGACGCTCGACCACGGCGAATTAAAGAGGAAGTTCCAGAACGTATTCCTCAGGGAATGGAAAGCAAAGAAAGACTCTCTGGCCGCCGAGTTCGAATTTGCGGATTGGACGGCCATATCGAATAATGGAGTAACAGAGACCAGGGGAATCGGCGATTTCGGAGAGTCGGGAAAAGGCGGATTGAAAATCCAGTTTCTCGACCGTCAGGAAAACCCGGCCGGCTATCTGTGGATGAGGGGCTCGGGCACCGAGCCGGTATTCAGAATACTCGCGGATTGCCGCGGAACCGACGTCAGCAAGGAACGAAGGCTCCTGGAATGGCTGACCGCCATGGTACTTGAGGCTGATCGAGAAATAGTATAG
- a CDS encoding DUF3276 family protein has protein sequence MGVRGELFTTEVSLDNRTYFFNVKENRTGDVFLQVVESKSLEGTGFDRHAIVVFEDDMQRFLQGLENTLKFIEKTRKEKLKAGAAKPAAAKKKVYRKNPDGETTRAPRNAESSGEKTPRAAPRRVKVISKKDQEKK, from the coding sequence ATGGGTGTACGCGGAGAACTCTTTACGACGGAGGTCTCACTTGACAACCGGACCTACTTTTTCAATGTTAAGGAAAACAGGACCGGAGATGTTTTTTTGCAGGTAGTCGAGAGCAAAAGCCTCGAGGGAACGGGATTTGACAGGCATGCTATCGTGGTTTTCGAAGACGACATGCAGCGTTTCCTTCAGGGACTTGAAAACACCCTGAAATTCATCGAAAAAACCCGAAAGGAAAAGCTGAAGGCCGGCGCCGCTAAACCGGCTGCCGCCAAAAAAAAGGTGTATCGCAAGAATCCCGACGGAGAGACAACCCGCGCGCCGAGAAACGCCGAAAGCTCCGGAGAGAAAACCCCGAGAGCCGCTCCCAGACGGGTAAAAGTAATCAGTAAAAAAGATCAGGAAAAGAAATAA
- a CDS encoding ribonuclease HII has translation MSVEDPIVFSCGLDEAGRGPLAGPVCAAAVILSPDFDVSVLNDSKKLSPKKLAIAMEAVYRGSLSWGIGWASAAEIDEINILQASLLAMSRAWDRMLERLRGAHVTRDVFFIDAVVDGLHKPVIGARSIRAEPKADGTYAEVMAASILAKTARDRMMTRYSWLYPEYGYDSHMGYPTKAHIEALKQNGPSPIQRNSFRLKGEGQLSLF, from the coding sequence GTGAGCGTAGAAGATCCTATCGTTTTTTCCTGCGGTTTGGACGAAGCCGGACGAGGCCCGTTGGCGGGTCCAGTATGCGCAGCCGCGGTGATACTGTCTCCGGATTTCGACGTATCCGTATTAAACGACTCGAAAAAACTATCACCCAAAAAACTCGCTATCGCTATGGAAGCTGTTTACAGAGGTTCTCTGTCCTGGGGCATCGGATGGGCCTCTGCCGCCGAAATCGACGAGATTAATATTCTGCAGGCATCGCTTCTCGCCATGTCGAGAGCCTGGGATCGGATGCTCGAACGCTTGCGCGGCGCCCACGTGACCCGAGACGTTTTTTTCATCGACGCGGTAGTAGACGGACTCCACAAACCCGTCATCGGAGCCCGGTCTATACGAGCGGAACCTAAGGCAGACGGAACATATGCTGAAGTTATGGCAGCGTCGATATTGGCGAAAACAGCCCGCGACCGCATGATGACTCGATACAGCTGGCTTTATCCGGAATACGGCTATGATAGCCATATGGGGTATCCGACCAAGGCCCATATAGAAGCTTTAAAACAAAACGGGCCTTCTCCCATTCAGCGGAATAGTTTCCGTTTGAAGGGCGAAGGCCAGCTTTCTCTCTTTTAA
- a CDS encoding FN3 associated domain-containing protein, which produces MTLRTAFLAIFAGLALPLLSQSPAAGALSAPAVPTPSVSPGSYRIPQNLFFSYSHKHRLELSINGDTFTPYQSPVFLTGAADEEIRYQVRARLFNIEPDSKYIREDSFLWIIDRKPPQPPRYSFENIEGGRLVVCTLSEPGRVEIRTYHPLAKAFSTESVPSGSSFFLPSGARMVAWGIDASGNRSEPSSPDFTLPDSRAKPYKIVSPLPGVWNNAQPLYIEAAAGAEIRYTLDGSDPAVSGVEYSEPVLIDAEGSLLVRISARNSLGRAWDESISYSVEPLPLPDLGSLDFSSPLVELGGFAEVRIPYGFTYSIGDEIPHNAGGKTLSFSAVQGAETVYPLIMKNEEGVFRWLCRAFEGGRSNEASPASENQTTPLVQPFVNSWNFVSFPDKTPVFYSLDGRKWSRYEDPLFFQRERSETLFWYSPALRSGEVQRLDLPPVPAITGAPPSGVSREPVFISLPSGPYQYRLSSGSAFFSSLSQGSVQAPSSQVFEVPQDAEYRFSLLFTVLLDGVVHGEIPVRFDIDRKAPKTPLSGLPSELSWSRSPVRFTPEGTDSVVVSIENGPWRREASSYILEGSEGSPVDYAVTISSVDAAGNRSSPNTFALRVDLNALFVDSTAHAADDSADLPDSRFTDLDSALDAVSPDGLWRVYLAGNHMITRKHAITADLVLYGNGSSIDFSKDGALAIRDGSLSVLQCALSKDERSESSLSPADSRSTGSALIDLISSTFLSRSSTWKLSDRGGNPIIRCTDSRLVFERSGFESVSDEYAQIIDSQGSEIGIDGCELIASGSVASPVSLRASRALIRNSSISVFAETAGRALEAWSSRIDADRLTLRGSNTDAFSQAAAQAAIRDSRFTTGALSLPDKNEGPLPYAVWIDRNSVLSGADAITAGGFRAVVGGPGASR; this is translated from the coding sequence GTGACACTGCGAACGGCTTTTCTGGCCATTTTTGCGGGACTTGCGTTGCCTCTTCTTTCCCAGTCTCCGGCGGCGGGCGCGCTTTCTGCCCCTGCAGTCCCGACGCCCTCGGTTTCTCCCGGATCGTACCGGATTCCCCAAAATCTTTTTTTTTCCTATTCACATAAACACCGGTTGGAGTTAAGCATAAACGGAGATACATTCACTCCCTATCAATCCCCCGTATTTTTGACCGGCGCCGCGGACGAAGAAATCCGGTATCAAGTACGGGCTCGCTTATTCAATATCGAACCGGATTCTAAATATATCAGGGAAGATTCTTTTCTCTGGATAATCGATCGGAAACCTCCGCAACCTCCTCGTTACTCGTTTGAAAATATCGAAGGCGGCAGGCTGGTGGTTTGTACTCTCTCGGAGCCGGGTAGGGTCGAGATCAGAACATATCATCCGCTCGCGAAGGCTTTCTCCACGGAATCTGTTCCTTCAGGATCGTCCTTTTTCCTCCCTTCCGGCGCGCGTATGGTCGCCTGGGGGATCGACGCGTCCGGAAACCGGAGCGAGCCGAGCTCTCCCGATTTCACTCTTCCCGACTCGCGCGCAAAACCGTACAAAATCGTGAGTCCTCTTCCGGGCGTATGGAATAATGCTCAGCCTCTGTATATCGAAGCCGCCGCGGGCGCAGAAATCAGATACACGCTGGACGGCTCCGATCCGGCGGTTTCCGGAGTCGAGTACAGCGAGCCGGTTCTCATCGACGCCGAAGGATCCCTTTTGGTCCGCATAAGCGCGCGGAATTCCCTCGGCAGGGCCTGGGATGAGTCGATTTCCTATTCGGTCGAACCGCTCCCTCTTCCCGATCTCGGATCTCTTGATTTCTCCTCTCCTCTCGTCGAGCTCGGCGGATTCGCAGAGGTACGCATACCCTACGGGTTTACCTATTCGATCGGCGATGAGATTCCCCATAACGCGGGCGGTAAAACCCTTTCTTTCTCCGCTGTGCAGGGAGCGGAAACGGTGTATCCCCTGATTATGAAAAACGAGGAAGGTGTTTTCAGATGGCTGTGCCGCGCTTTCGAGGGGGGCCGGTCGAATGAGGCTTCTCCTGCATCGGAGAACCAAACTACGCCGCTTGTTCAGCCGTTCGTCAATTCCTGGAATTTCGTTTCCTTTCCCGATAAAACCCCGGTTTTTTATTCCTTGGACGGACGGAAATGGAGCCGCTACGAAGACCCCTTGTTTTTTCAGCGCGAGAGAAGCGAAACTCTTTTCTGGTATTCTCCCGCGCTCCGTTCCGGCGAAGTGCAACGTCTTGATTTGCCTCCAGTTCCCGCTATAACCGGAGCTCCCCCTTCCGGCGTTTCGCGTGAACCGGTGTTTATTTCGCTTCCGTCCGGGCCGTACCAATATCGTCTTTCATCCGGTTCTGCTTTTTTTTCATCGCTTTCACAGGGCTCAGTCCAGGCGCCTTCCAGTCAAGTGTTCGAAGTCCCTCAGGATGCCGAGTACCGGTTTTCCCTTCTGTTTACGGTTTTACTCGACGGCGTCGTGCATGGAGAAATTCCTGTGCGCTTCGACATCGACCGTAAAGCTCCGAAAACCCCGCTTTCGGGCCTGCCTTCAGAACTTTCCTGGTCGAGATCGCCGGTGCGATTCACCCCGGAAGGTACGGATTCGGTCGTTGTTTCGATTGAAAACGGACCGTGGCGGCGCGAAGCTTCCTCGTATATCCTGGAAGGAAGCGAAGGATCTCCGGTCGACTACGCGGTAACTATTTCTTCAGTAGACGCTGCCGGCAACAGAAGTTCTCCGAATACCTTCGCTCTTCGAGTCGATCTCAATGCCTTGTTCGTAGATTCGACGGCGCACGCCGCCGATGATTCCGCCGATTTGCCGGATTCAAGATTTACGGATCTCGATTCGGCTTTGGACGCAGTCTCCCCGGACGGGCTATGGCGGGTCTATCTTGCCGGAAATCACATGATAACCCGCAAGCACGCGATAACCGCCGATCTAGTTTTGTACGGAAACGGTTCGTCCATCGATTTTTCAAAAGACGGAGCTCTCGCGATTCGGGACGGTTCGCTATCGGTTCTTCAGTGCGCTCTGAGCAAAGACGAGCGCTCTGAGTCCTCGCTCTCTCCTGCCGATTCTCGCTCTACCGGTTCGGCCTTGATCGACCTGATTTCGTCGACGTTTCTTTCCCGCTCGTCGACCTGGAAGCTTTCAGATCGCGGCGGAAATCCGATTATCCGGTGCACCGATTCCCGATTGGTTTTTGAGCGATCCGGTTTCGAATCCGTTTCGGACGAATACGCCCAAATTATTGATTCGCAGGGATCGGAAATCGGAATCGACGGATGCGAACTGATAGCATCAGGCTCCGTGGCCTCCCCGGTGAGCCTCCGGGCAAGCCGCGCGCTAATTCGGAATTCCTCTATCTCAGTGTTTGCCGAAACGGCTGGCCGCGCCCTTGAAGCATGGTCGTCGCGGATCGACGCCGATCGACTTACGCTTCGCGGCTCGAATACCGATGCGTTCTCTCAGGCCGCGGCGCAGGCGGCTATTCGGGATTCGCGATTTACTACCGGCGCCTTGAGTCTTCCCGATAAAAACGAGGGTCCGCTTCCGTACGCCGTATGGATCGATAGAAACTCGGTTCTTTCCGGCGCGGACGCGATAACAGCCGGCGGATTCCGCGCCGTCGTCGGCGGCCCGGGGGCTTCGCGGTGA
- a CDS encoding phosphoribosyltransferase produces MHKEFLTYETVRNNALKMAYRIHQEGFIPDVIYVSLRGGAYLANVISEYFKIVRKDAHPVLYAAVVARSYSDIRQRDRVMVDGWTYSPEHLRHGDKILLIDDIFDTGKTINHLVEILLEKGIPRNDIKVAVHDYKYFSFHEEQLPIQPDYWCRKHEIGSPDQDCWIHYMSHELIGLSETELEEYYYRADPELRPILAALNKHK; encoded by the coding sequence ATGCATAAGGAATTCCTGACATATGAAACGGTGCGCAACAATGCGCTCAAGATGGCATACCGAATTCATCAGGAAGGTTTCATCCCCGATGTAATATATGTATCGCTGAGAGGCGGCGCGTATTTAGCGAACGTCATAAGCGAATACTTCAAGATCGTCAGAAAGGATGCTCATCCTGTGCTGTACGCCGCCGTGGTTGCAAGATCGTATTCGGATATCCGCCAGCGCGACAGGGTCATGGTCGACGGCTGGACCTATTCTCCCGAACATCTGCGCCATGGAGACAAGATTCTTCTTATAGACGATATTTTCGACACCGGAAAGACTATAAATCATCTGGTAGAAATACTGCTGGAGAAGGGCATACCAAGAAACGATATCAAGGTAGCCGTGCACGACTACAAGTACTTTTCTTTTCATGAGGAACAGCTTCCGATCCAGCCCGATTACTGGTGCAGAAAGCACGAAATCGGAAGCCCTGATCAGGATTGCTGGATTCACTATATGAGTCATGAACTGATAGGCTTGAGCGAAACGGAGCTTGAGGAATACTATTATCGAGCGGATCCTGAATTACGGCCTATCCTGGCCGCGCTGAATAAACATAAATGA
- a CDS encoding Do family serine endopeptidase: MRKVKTAVLLSLAGLFSFSLVVFFSTRDPGSAQTAFADSVTATSVSAESISFLEGLQKANRSVSSAILPAVVTLDVVETRIVDSSGANSFPWFFFGNPGQGDKSSEGEAPKREYKSEGLGSGVIVRKSGKVYYLLTNQHVAGEAKEIVVRLFDGREMTGTLVGADERKDIALVSFESDDASIPVARIGDSDTVKTGDIVFAVGAPLGYMSSVTQGIVSAVGRDGGPNNNINDFIQTDAAINQGNSGGPLVNIYGEVVGITAWIASSSGGSQGLGFSIPINNVKKAIDDFISDGRVKYGWLGVSLSSADKTTLEALGLQGRKGALAAQVFLGSPADKGGIVPGDFVVSLNGRDVKTVDQLVRDVGDLVSGDKASFVVVRDGKEKKIDVKIEERNEKNVSDSSKLWPGFMPFNLNEDIRKELKIDAKQKGILVAGVQAKSAAAVMGLQSGDVIVKINDADVQNISDFYKKLADKSAKEVWFDVLREGQTVSTMRYKR, encoded by the coding sequence ATGCGTAAAGTAAAGACAGCCGTACTGCTCTCTCTCGCCGGGTTGTTCTCTTTTTCCCTGGTGGTGTTTTTTTCGACCCGCGATCCGGGTTCAGCGCAGACGGCTTTCGCTGATTCCGTCACGGCAACTTCGGTATCGGCAGAATCGATATCGTTTTTGGAAGGCTTGCAGAAGGCCAATAGAAGCGTTTCATCCGCCATTCTCCCGGCCGTAGTGACTCTGGACGTAGTGGAAACCAGAATAGTGGATTCTTCCGGAGCGAATTCGTTCCCCTGGTTTTTCTTCGGAAATCCCGGGCAGGGGGACAAATCCTCGGAAGGAGAAGCGCCGAAGCGCGAGTACAAGTCCGAGGGTCTCGGCTCCGGCGTGATAGTGCGCAAATCCGGCAAGGTCTATTATCTGCTGACGAATCAGCACGTTGCCGGTGAGGCCAAGGAAATCGTCGTTCGTCTGTTCGACGGGCGCGAAATGACGGGAACCCTCGTCGGTGCCGATGAAAGAAAGGATATAGCCCTGGTTTCTTTTGAATCCGACGACGCCTCGATTCCCGTCGCGCGCATCGGAGACTCCGATACCGTAAAAACCGGCGACATCGTGTTCGCTGTCGGAGCTCCGCTCGGCTACATGTCCTCTGTCACTCAGGGCATCGTAAGCGCTGTCGGCCGCGACGGCGGGCCGAACAACAATATCAACGATTTCATTCAGACCGACGCGGCTATCAATCAGGGAAATTCCGGCGGCCCGCTTGTCAATATCTACGGCGAAGTCGTCGGCATAACCGCATGGATCGCGTCTTCGAGCGGCGGATCGCAGGGTCTCGGCTTTTCGATTCCCATAAATAACGTGAAGAAAGCCATAGACGACTTTATTTCGGACGGCCGGGTGAAATACGGCTGGCTCGGAGTATCCCTTTCAAGCGCCGACAAGACTACTCTTGAAGCCCTCGGCCTCCAGGGACGCAAAGGAGCTCTAGCGGCTCAGGTATTCCTAGGTTCGCCCGCCGACAAGGGCGGAATCGTTCCCGGCGACTTCGTCGTTTCTCTTAACGGCCGGGACGTAAAGACCGTGGATCAACTGGTCCGCGACGTCGGCGATCTGGTGAGCGGAGACAAAGCTTCTTTCGTCGTGGTTCGCGATGGAAAAGAGAAGAAAATAGACGTAAAGATCGAAGAACGGAACGAAAAGAACGTTTCTGATTCCAGCAAGCTGTGGCCCGGGTTTATGCCGTTCAACCTCAACGAAGACATACGCAAGGAGCTGAAGATCGACGCGAAACAGAAGGGCATCCTTGTGGCCGGCGTTCAGGCGAAAAGCGCTGCCGCCGTCATGGGGCTTCAGTCGGGAGACGTTATCGTGAAAATAAACGACGCCGACGTTCAGAATATTTCCGACTTCTATAAGAAGCTCGCCGACAAGTCCGCGAAGGAAGTGTGGTTCGACGTTCTGCGCGAAGGACAAACGGTTTCTACGATGCGCTACAAGCGTTGA
- the map gene encoding type I methionyl aminopeptidase, whose product MIRIKNEKQIDGIRKSCKALARLYKKLIPLVREGVSTGELDEFCVDFIQSIGGKPAWYSEGFPGAACISVNEQVIHGIPSRKRIIKNGDLVSLDIGINLGGYISDSAVTVPVGVVGEREKELLDVTTRSLYAGIEACKAGNRIGDISRAVYDIAHSAGFGVVYEYCGHGVGLSVHEDPQIPNVPERGPNPRIVPGMVLAIEPMINLGTGDVDLLPDEWTVVTSDRKVSCHMEHTVAVFKDHTEILTMLDNGEE is encoded by the coding sequence ATGATACGGATAAAAAACGAAAAACAGATAGATGGAATAAGAAAATCCTGCAAGGCTCTTGCCCGGTTATATAAAAAGCTCATTCCCCTTGTCCGCGAAGGGGTATCCACCGGAGAGCTGGACGAGTTTTGCGTCGACTTTATCCAGAGCATCGGCGGCAAGCCCGCATGGTATTCAGAGGGCTTTCCCGGAGCCGCGTGCATTTCCGTCAACGAGCAGGTCATTCACGGCATTCCATCCAGGAAACGAATAATCAAAAACGGAGATTTGGTTTCACTGGATATCGGCATCAATCTCGGCGGATACATCAGCGACTCAGCGGTGACGGTTCCCGTCGGCGTCGTCGGCGAACGCGAGAAAGAATTGCTCGACGTAACGACCCGCTCGCTGTACGCCGGAATCGAGGCCTGCAAGGCGGGCAACAGGATCGGCGATATATCCCGGGCCGTCTACGACATCGCACATTCAGCCGGTTTCGGCGTCGTCTACGAATACTGCGGTCATGGAGTCGGCTTGAGCGTCCATGAAGACCCTCAGATTCCCAATGTTCCGGAGCGCGGACCGAATCCGAGAATCGTTCCCGGAATGGTTCTGGCGATCGAACCTATGATCAACCTCGGCACCGGCGACGTCGATCTTCTTCCGGACGAGTGGACGGTGGTCACGTCCGACAGAAAAGTTTCGTGCCATATGGAGCATACCGTCGCCGTGTTCAAGGATCATACCGAAATACTCACCATGTTGGATAACGGCGAAGAATAA
- a CDS encoding J domain-containing protein yields MEDCYRVLGVKSSASAAEIKRAFRARAKELHPDTAGEGVDNAERMRALILAYETLSNPGRRAEFDATWASFRKYREGSSSDSSFDYRMWLMQRSDPESRSKLIFFDLLHDLEEEAVREYLLQLEKDPSFPLSRFFDREDFMDCAFILAEELDLRSYPLEAFHLLIEVYRMEARKPYFKHFFPEVVLMVRTLVRTKLAGFVPDELALDALETALELKFGKKDDAFILKLMAQCYERMGDSHTAALCVREALRQDPKITGMRELKKRLEVYE; encoded by the coding sequence GTGGAAGACTGTTATAGAGTTCTCGGCGTTAAATCATCCGCGTCCGCGGCTGAGATAAAGCGCGCTTTCCGCGCCCGGGCGAAGGAGTTGCATCCCGATACGGCCGGAGAAGGCGTCGACAACGCCGAACGGATGCGCGCCCTCATCCTCGCCTACGAGACGCTTTCGAATCCCGGAAGGCGGGCCGAGTTCGACGCGACCTGGGCATCATTCAGAAAGTACCGCGAGGGATCCTCCTCCGACAGCTCCTTCGATTACCGGATGTGGCTCATGCAGCGATCCGATCCGGAAAGCCGCTCGAAGCTGATATTTTTCGATCTTCTCCACGATTTGGAAGAGGAAGCGGTTCGCGAGTATCTGTTGCAACTTGAGAAGGATCCTTCCTTTCCCTTGTCCCGTTTCTTCGATCGGGAAGATTTCATGGATTGCGCGTTCATTCTCGCAGAGGAGTTGGATCTCCGATCGTATCCCCTTGAAGCGTTTCATCTGCTGATCGAAGTGTACCGCATGGAAGCCAGGAAACCGTATTTTAAGCACTTCTTCCCCGAGGTTGTGTTGATGGTTCGCACGCTTGTGCGGACCAAGCTGGCCGGCTTCGTTCCCGACGAGCTGGCTCTCGACGCTCTGGAAACGGCGCTTGAGCTGAAGTTCGGTAAAAAGGACGACGCGTTTATTTTAAAGTTGATGGCACAGTGCTACGAACGGATGGGCGACTCTCACACCGCAGCCCTCTGCGTTCGCGAGGCGCTGCGCCAGGATCCGAAGATTACCGGAATGAGAGAGTTGAAAAAAAGACTGGAGGTCTATGAATGA
- a CDS encoding universal stress protein — MIKPLFQNLLVMVNGTEASINAVKYAVLMAKLYRSKVHAVYVVDTATIKQLTLNRIFIEEESREYEESLEQNGLRYLAYVDELGKAKGVKIETELRRGAIWSEIVASAEERHIDAILLGGSDHDSTDQKEINSSTFKSILLNARCSVLTVKERMIEQLYKLA, encoded by the coding sequence ATGATAAAGCCCCTTTTTCAGAATCTTCTGGTTATGGTCAACGGAACAGAAGCTTCGATTAACGCGGTGAAATACGCCGTGTTGATGGCCAAATTATACCGCAGCAAAGTGCACGCCGTGTACGTCGTCGATACTGCGACCATAAAACAGCTGACGCTCAACCGGATTTTCATCGAAGAAGAAAGCCGCGAATACGAAGAGAGCCTGGAACAGAACGGTTTGCGTTATCTCGCCTACGTCGACGAGCTCGGCAAGGCGAAGGGCGTAAAAATCGAGACGGAACTGAGACGGGGCGCGATTTGGTCTGAAATCGTCGCTTCCGCGGAGGAGCGCCACATCGACGCCATCCTGCTCGGCGGTTCGGATCATGACTCAACAGACCAGAAGGAAATTAATTCCTCGACATTTAAATCGATTTTGCTGAACGCCAGATGCTCGGTTCTTACCGTGAAAGAACGGATGATCGAGCAGCTGTATAAACTGGCGTAA